Proteins encoded together in one Ciona intestinalis chromosome 1, KH, whole genome shotgun sequence window:
- the LOC100178256 gene encoding protein TANC2-like, which yields MNSCNDQIPSKISGPIIITGAAGHGKTALIDHLVSFSYHGSKKQGFSTLRSESDTMQRLSHSAAMVRSSSPLSNSRQFYHPGTNNSHLIVGSNHSSRTNSPAFGSTASSRAGSQSSLTEDNCRKLASQVVAFHFCQAENNSTCYVPEFLHSVAAQLSQAPQLTSYRELLLNEPHLQNILSIRSCIQNPIQAFSKGIVEPLVRLRKANKLPRSNLVIAIDALNEAELYRPDYGLSIFTFLQRHLQDFPDFLKVVATLRTEDRNLAENLSVSFVSLDGDTAHIVRDSQLYINHRISSSQALSNLTLSGKSDPTVTQKHLGQHLIKTSKGNFLFLRLTLDLIEKGSIVPKSSGFKVIPVSVHEVFLLMCNLRFMSYTSFDDVRDVIAVALASLYPLKDDHIYQAICSGLPPNQLPRAKFKSQMDMLSELLVLAPSVQSSSKFRVDVKRGHALLATVLSLQPPTRLHKHATLELAHHVLKAGMFKNQSKQSGMSSSEQNASFMARSSQQLTEALSSLRNLFFPNMKVSKLLLRSGANPNTPTEVFSNATPLSVVAHTGCIELATLLLMFGADVNQPATNGMAALTFAAAAGRHQVVDLLLRYRPALNQVDQNGQTALLHAILRGHTDVAKLLLTCDLYASQQHRNFAAQQAVVAAATIGDMKVS from the exons ATGAATTCGTGTAATGACCAAATTCCATCAAAAATCTCAGGCCCCATT ATCATAACAGGTGCAGCAGGACATGGGAAAACTGCTCTTATTGACCATTTGGTATCGTTTAGTTACCATGGTAGCAAGAAACAAGGATTCTCTACACTGCGATCTGAGTCTG ATACCATGCAACGTCTCAGCCATTCTGCCGCCATGGTTCGAAGCTCAAGTCCTCTATCTAACTCCAGGCAGTTCTACCACCCTGGCACCAACAACAGTCATCTTATTGTTGGTTCCAACCATTCAAGCCGTACCAACAGCCCAGCGTTCGGTAGCACAGCAAGCAGTAGAGCTGGCAGTCAATCTTCCCTGACAGAAGATAATTGTAGGAAACTAGCATCACAG GTTGTTGCTTTCCACTTTTGCCAGGCAGAGAACAATTCAACATGTTACGTACCTGAGTTCCTACATAGTGTGGCAGCTCAACTAAGCCAAGCTCCACAACTAACATCATACAGGGAGCTCCTACTTAACGAGCCACACTTACAGAACATACTTAGTATAAGAAGCTGCATACAAAACCCAATCCAAGCTTTTAGCAAAGGAATTGTTGAGCCTTTAGTTCGACTGCGCAAAG CCAACAAGCTTCCACGTTCGAACCTCGTAATAGCGATCGACGCACTCAATGAAGCCGAATTATATCGACCCGACTATGGACTCTCCATCTTCACCTTCCTACAGCGCCACCTACAGGATTTCCCTGACTTTTTAAAAGTGGTCGCGACCCTAAGAACTGAGGATCGAAATTTGGCCGAAAACCTTTCCGTTAGTTTTGTATCACTGGATGGTGATACCGCACACATAGTGCGAGACTCTCAACTATATATTAACCATCGCATCTCAAGCTCACAAGCATTGTCTAACTTAACGTTATCAG GAAAATCTGATCCTACTGTAACGCAAAAGCACCTTGGACAACACCTGATTAAAACTTCGAAAGGAAATTTCCTTTTTCTTCGTCTTACTCTTGACCTCATAGAGAAAGGATCCATTGTTCCTAAAAGTTCTGGTTTCAAAGTCATCCCCGTCAGTGTGCATGAG GTGTTTCTCCTGATGTGCAACTTGCGTTTCATGAGTTACACATCATTCGATGATGTGCGTGATGTCATCGCTGTTGCTCTTGCTTCACTTTACCCCCTGAAAGACGATCATATTTATCAG GCCATATGCAGTGGTTTGCCTCCCAACCAACTACCGAGGGCGAAGTTCAAATCACAGATGGACATGTTGTCCGAGCTGTTGGTTCTAGCTCCCTCAG TGCAATCTTCAAGCAAGTTCCGTGTTGATGTCAAACGCGGTCACGCTTTGTTGGCCACAGTGTTATCCCTTCAACCCCCAACACGGTTGCATAAACACGCCACGCTCGAGTTAGCACACCACGTGCTCAAAGCTGGGATGTTCAAAAACCAATCAAAGCAATCAG GTATGAGCTCCTCAGAGCAAAACGCAAGTTTTATGGCACGCAGTAGCCAGCAGCTCACCGAAGCTCTATCGTCATTGAGAAATCTATTCTTCCCAAATATGAAG GTGAGCAAGCTTCTTCTAAGATCTGGTGCAAACCCTAACACGCCAACAGAAGTCTTCAGTAACGCAACACCCCTATCTGTTGTTGCACATACAG GCTGCATTGAACTTGCAACTCTTCTTCTTATGTTTGGCGCTGACGTCAACCAACCAGCCACCAATGGGATGGCGGCTCTCACCTTTGCTGCGGCTGCTGGGAGACACCAAGTGGTAGATCTGTTGCTACGATACAGACCAGCG TTGAACCAAGTTGACCAGAACGGCCAAACTGCGCTGTTGCACGCCATCTTGCGAGGCCACACTGACGTAGCCAAGCTGTTACTGACATGTGATCTGTACGCTTCACAACAACATCGTAACTTTGCTGCACAGCAAGCAGTCGTTGCAGCAGCTACCATTGGAGACATGAAGGTTAGTTAG
- the nat2 gene encoding arylamine N-acetyltransferase 2, translated as MDVQMYLDRINYKGTREPSLENLRKLCLCHVTHVPQDTIDMFGGKMKKLDLKKIFNDIVVNKRGGFCYEANGLFCWLLKELGFGNVTIFQASAFQAAADKFHFEFDHLMMKVTFPDSDYLVDIGYGAPSFFMPFKFEDKFEHHEMSGMYRLRKVSEHVYYVEKHKKKLWTKKGTTDTDYKLTSSTRDDGNTTSKYCVDPNWNIVFKFSTVPHKYEDFSEAINKHMDPKEFLSNNSFLEIFVEGGALIMWGTMLIRKRFVGELTEYIDYEELWDENINDEKNWERIYSVMKTEFGVEVDFQPKLMSRNLHIAAR; from the exons ATGGATGTGCAAATGTATTTGGATCGTATTAATTATAAAGGAACCAGGGAACCTAGCTTGGAGAACTTGCGAAAATTATGTTTGTGCCATGTGACCCACGTACCTCAAGACACAATAGATATGTTTGGTGGGAAAATGAAGAAGTTGGACCTTAAAAAGATCTTTAATGATATTGTGGTGAATAAAAGGGGTGGGTTTTGCTACGAGGCAAATGGATTATTTTGCTGGCTGTTGAAGGAGCTGGGGTTTGGTAATGTGACCATATTTCAAGCTAGTGCTTTTCAAGCCGCTGCAGATAAATTTCACTTTGAATTTGATCATTTGATGATGAAG GTTACTTTTCCTGATTCTGACTACTTAGTGGATATTGGTTATGGTGCACCTTCATTTTTCATGCCGTTTAAATTTGAAGACAAGTTCGAACATCATGAAATGTCAGGAATGTACAGACTACGGAAAGTCAGTGAACATGTTTATTATGTGGAGAAGCATAAGAAGAAGCTCTGGACTAAAAAG GGAACCACTGACACTGATTATAAGTTGACTTCATCAACAAGGGACGATGGAAATACCACAAGCAAGTACTGTGTGGATCCCAATTGGaatattgttttcaaattcag CACAGTTCCTCATAAATATGAAGATTTTTCGGAGGCGATAAACAAACACATGGACCCGAAAGAATTTCTCAGCAACAACTCATTTCTAGAG ATTTTCGTTGAAGGCGGTGCCTTGATAATGTGGGGAACCATGTTGATAAGAAAACGATTTGTGGGCGAGCTGACTGAATATATCGATTATGAAGAACTATGggatgaaaatataaatgacgAGAAAAACTGGGAGAGAATTTATTCCGTCATGAAAACAGAGTTTGGGGTTGAGGTTGATTTTCAACCAAAACTAATGTCTAGAAATCTGCATATTGCTGCAAGGTGA
- the LOC100187401 gene encoding protein TANC2 yields MEIADNSRGSINRKPKFVEIPSVPTSDHGSGTSSASSTSKRHEDVTLTSADEEPDPALMATLGLFLGDQRVSHVKTTSHHHPLLSQTNIIGNNNDIKKKQTTSPASTLSDKGIGSSVGSFDSEFRHTMSQYLPTSSNPPYDVRSGSLDSRTHELAYSMEQQAPSHTRSSSDIIITDANVAKTSVTHPKLAEQSSVPLWNSDPRRGSKSASLTSQPRPRRPSTRRQRPSISNSDANSIERAETNDKHKLPQLCRDSPGHSTRSSVSSSRSVTPAVSVCEMTTASGNKNFPKSKSNSPTEPLPPPPPPPPEENGHYDITNELPPPPPPPPVEQSLPPPPLPPKNKTPQQVHSNAGLARQNSLISRKPDPPAYQHQNQQHQSYINDFPPQFHLQADETNSTASSTLKSRIRLSSDSTTTTVVNALECNDRVGQNAKRVWSQDQRREVPVPMSHAPLTPSMSTSALGRTESTGRLMHHHHHHHAAARKPAHGSTSALWEAARPHSLSAPTPYPNQTEPASNDRNTPSPNTYDDGTFSRQSMKRSSTRSNPGDRRRPDPKAVRFAPYRHPEVTLQPLAFDISLAVASETKFVGREWVFSETLVALTTNDLKTNKGVIITGAAGHGKTALIDHLVSFSYHGSKKQGFSTLRSESDTMQRLSHSAAMVRSSSPLSNSRQFYHPGTNNSHLIVGSNHSSRTNSPAFGSTASSRAGSQSSLTEDNCRKLASQVVAFHFCQAENNSTCYVPEFLHSVAAQLSQAPQLTSYRELLLNEPHLQNILSIRSCIQNPIQAFSKGIVEPLVRLRKANKLPRSNLVIAIDALNEAELYRPDYGLSIFTFLQRHLQDFPDFLKVVATLRTEDRNLAENLPVSFVSLDGDTAHIVRDSQLYINHRISSSQALSNLTLSGKSDPTVTQKHLGQHLIKTSKGNFLFLRLTLDLIEKGSIVPKSSGFKVIPVSVHEVFLLMCNLRFMSYTSFDDVRDVIAVALASLYPLKDDHIYQAICSGLPPNQLPRAKFKSQMDMLSELLVLAPSGGRIFFHSCFREWLLDQTHQVQKTGTLQSSSKFRVDVKRGHALLATVLSLQPPTRLHKHATLELAHHVLKAGMFKNQSKQSGMSSSEQNASFMARSSQQLTEALSSLRNLFFPNMKVSKLLLRSGANPNTPTEVFSNATPLSVVAHTGCIELATLLLMFGADVNQPATNGMAALTFAAAAGRHQVVDLLLRYRPALNQVDQNGQTALLHAILRGHADVAKLLLTCDLYASQQHRNFAAQQAVVAAATIGDMKLIQYLLQHDAFQCDVNAVEATHGESPLTSAAAHGKSSVCEFLIRNTKANVEARNKSGANALLCAVKQGEWDTADLLLNLGASLESRDPAGKTPLITASCNGHLGVLELLLSRGASVVAADREGLTALSWAALQGHAPCVRSLVERHANVAHRDASGRTALDLASFYGDPQIVDLLLDAGSDISHVDASGMCALDRAIGCQNIAVVSRLLRRGAEIALTSWAMSSGKADVTAVLLNKSLEDGNTLYKAFDFVSASEIYARALKHIGELSTSRHDRPQQHGKMADLSAHLLLGYSRCLRKLGDLDGAESSATRALELKPLWHEALYARARVLREAGRLNAALCDVIEAEKTAPPHNMKEIRRLIERIKEEVRRGVSKNSRPPSTTSEMNIPHRSRVNSTSSYHGNRSRGASPSEMSRSFQAPRTEQQRQLNPLYTGNPGQLGRGNSQESLAESMLSLSSYEPSRSRRDLSSVSRRAPPRTNPHWRPRVPDFHRSYSEDHRAPNPTYPQHGDRRHFDDDTRSLCADVDHVTLDGWSSHPTYNGPIQNGYRYQATEPARTSFVTNL; encoded by the exons atGGAAATTGCGGACAATAGTAGAG GTTCAATCAACCGAAAACCGAAGTTTGTTGAAATTCCTTCCGTGCCAACTTCCGACCACG GCTCCGGTACCAGCAGTGCTTCCTCGACATCCAAACGTCATGAAGACGTCACGCTGACGTCAGCGGATGAGGAACCAGACCCAGCGTTAATGGCGACACTTGGTTTATTTTTGGGAGATCAGAG AGTAAGCCATGTGAAGACGACCAGTCACCACCATCCACTGTTAAGTCAAACAAATATCATTGGCAACAACAACGATATTAAGAAGAAACAAACCACCAGCCCAGCTTCTACTTTGTCGGATAAAGGAATCG GCAGTAGCGTTGGTTCATTCGATTCCGAGTTTCGTCATACTATGTCACAGTACCTTCCTACGTCATCAAACCCCCCTTACGACGTCAGATCCGGTTCGTTAGACTCCCGAACACACGAGCTTGCGTATTCCATGGAACAACAAGCACCCAGCCACACGAGAAGCTCTtctgacatcataatcactgACGCAAACGTTGCAAA GACCAGTGTTACCCACCCCAAACTAGCGGAGCAGTCTAGCGTTCCCTTGTGGAACTCTGATCCTCGCCGTGGTTCCAAGTCAGCATCACTTACATCACAACCACGGCCACGAAGACCATCAACAAGGAGACAACGACCAAGTATCAGCAACAGTGATGCAAACTCCATAGAACGAG CTGAGACGAATGACAAACACAAGCTGCCACAATTATGTCGCGACTCCCCTGGCCACTCCACTCGTTCAAGCGTATCATCGTCACGCTCTGTTACTCCGGCAGTGTCAGTTTGCGAGATGACCACAGCATCTGGGAACAAGAACTTTCCGAAGAGCAAATCTAAT AGCCCTACAGAACCTCTTCCACCACCACCTCCACCTCCTCCTGAAGAGAATggtcattatgacatcacaaatgaACTTCCACCACCTCCTCCCCCTCCTCCTGTGGAGCAAAGCCTTCCCCCACCACCTCTGCctcctaaaaataaaa CTCCCCAGCAAGTACATAGCAATGCAGGTTTGGCAAGACAGAATTCTTTAATATCAAGAAAACCAGACCCTCCTGCCTACCAACACCAAAACCAACAACATCAGTCTTACATAAATGACTTCCCACCGCAGTTTCATCTACAAGCAGACGAAACAAATAGTACTGCCAGTTCAACTTTAAAGAGCCGGATACGCTTGTCATCAGACTCTACCACTACCACAGTTGTAAACGCATTGGAATGTAATGACAGAGTTGGACAAAACGCAAAACGCGTGTG gaGCCAAGACCAAAGGCGAGAGGTCCCAGTCCCAATGTCCCACGCCCCTCTCACGCCCTCCATGTCCACATCAGCACTTGGACGTACAGAATCTACAGGAAGGTTAAtgcaccaccaccaccaccaccatgCTGCTGCACGTAAACCAGCTCATGGGAGTACAAGTGCGTTATGGGAAGCTGCAAGACCCCACTCACTCTCAGCTCCAACCCCATATCCTAACCAGACTGAGCCTGCATCTAATGACAG AAACACCCCGTCCCCCAACACATATGATGATGGCACCTTTAGTAGACAAAGCATGAAACGATCGTCAACAAGATCCAACCCTGGTGATCGAAGGAGACCGGATCCTAAAG CTGTTCGTTTTGCTCCATACCGCCACCCAGAGGTCACCTTGCAACCGTTGGCTTTCGATATTTCACTAGCTGTCGCAAGTGAAACCAAGTTTGTTGGACGGGAATGGGTGTTCAGTGAAACCTTGGTTGCCTTGACAACCAAtgacttaaaaacaaacaaaggaGTG ATCATAACAGGTGCAGCAGGACATGGAAAAACTGCTCTTATTGACCATTTGGTATCGTTTAGTTACCATGGTAGCAAGAAACAAGGATTCTCTACACTGCGATCTGAGTCTG ATACCATGCAACGTCTCAGCCATTCTGCCGCCATGGTTAGAAGCTCAAGTCCTCTATCTAACTCCAGGCAGTTCTACCACCCTGGCACCAACAACAGTCATCTTATTGTTGGTTCCAACCACTCAAGCCGTACCAACAGCCCAGCGTTCGGTAGCACAGCAAGCAGTAGAGCTGGCAGTCAATCTTCCCTGACAGAAGATAATTGTAGGAAACTAGCATCACAG GTTGTTGCTTTCCACTTTTGCCAGGCAGAGAACAATTCAACATGTTATGTACCTGAGTTCCTACATAGTGTGGCAGCTCAACTAAGCCAAGCTCCACAACTAACATCATACAGGGAGCTCCTACTTAACGAGCCACACTTACAGAACATACTTAGTATAAGAAGCTGCATACAAAACCCAATCCAAGCTTTTAGCAAAGGAATTGTTGAGCCTTTAGTTCGACTGCGCAAAG CCAACAAGCTTCCACGTTCGAACCTCGTAATAGCGATCGACGCACTCAATGAAGCCGAATTATATCGACCCGACTATGGACTCTCTATTTTTACGTTCCTACAGCGCCACCTACAGGATTTCCCTGACTTTTTAAAAGTGGTCGCGACCCTAAGAACTGAGGATCGAAATTTGGCCGAAAACCTTCCTGTTAGTTTTGTATCACTGGATGGTGATACCGCACACATAGTGCGAGACTCTCAACTATATATTAACCATCGCATCTCAAGCTCACAAGCGTTGTCTAACTTAACGCTATCAG GAAAATCCGATCCTACTGTAACGCAAAAGCACCTTGGACAACACCTGATTAAAACTTCGAAAGGAAATTTCCTTTTTCTTCGTCTTACTCTTGACCTCATAGAGAAAGGATCCATTGTTCCTAAAAGTTCTGGTTTCAAAGTCATTCCCGTCAGTGTGCATGAG GTGTTTCTCCTGATGTGCAACTTGCGTTTCATGAGTTACACATCATTCGATGATGTGCGTGATGTCATCGCTGTTGCTCTTGCTTCACTTTACCCCCTGAAAGACGATCATATTTATCAG GCCATATGCAGTGGTTTGCCTCCCAACCAACTACCGAGGGCGAAGTTCAAATCACAGATGGACATGTTGTCCGAGCTGTTGGTTCTAGCTCCCTCAGGTGGGAGAATATTTTTCCATTCGTGTTTCAGAGAATGGCTGTTGGATCAAACACACCAAGTACAAAAAACAGGAACAT TGCAATCTTCAAGCAAGTTCCGTGTTGATGTCAAACGGGGTCACGCTTTGTTGGCCACAGTGTTATCCCTTCAACCCCCGACCCGATTGCATAAACACGCCACGCTCGAGTTAGCACACCACGTGCTCAAAGCTGGAATGTTCAAGAACCAATCAAAGCAATCAG GTATGAGCTCCTCAGAGCAAAACGCAAGCTTTATGGCAAGAAGTAGCCAGCAGCTCACCGAAGCTCTATCGTCATTGAGGAATCTATTCTTCCCAAATATGAAG GTGAGCAAGCTACTTCTAAGATCTGGTGCAAACCCTAACACGCCAACAGAAGTCTTCAGTAACGCAACACCCCTATCTGTTGTTGCACATACAG GCTGCATTGAACTTGCAACTCTGCTTCTTATGTTTGGTGCTGACGTCAACCAACCAGCCACCAATGGGATGGCGGCTCTCACCTTTGCTGCGGCTGCTGGGAGACACCAAGTGGTAGATCTGTTGCTACGATACAGACCAGCG TTGAACCAAGTTGACCAGAACGGCCAAACTGCGCTGTTGCACGCCATCTTGCGAGGCCACGCTGACGTAGCCAAGCTGTTACTGACATGTGATCTGTACGCTTCACAACAACATCGTAACTTTGCTGCACAGCAAGCAGTCGTTGCAGCAGCTACCATTGGAGACATGAAG TTGATCCAGTATCTACTCCAACACGATGCCTTCCAATGCGATGTAAACGCTGTTGAAGCAACACACGGGGAATCTCCATTAACGTCAGCGGCCGCTCATGGAAAATCAAGCGTTTGTGAATTTTTGATTAGAAACACAAAAGCTAACGTTGAGGCAAGGAACAAAAGTGGAGCCAATGCTCTGCTGTGCGCAGTCAAACAG GGAGAATGGGACACAGCTGACTTATTGCTCAACCTTGGAGCATCCCTGGAGTCCCGTGATCCAGCAGGGAAGACACCTCTCATCACAGCATCGTGTAACGGACATCTAGGAGTGTTGGAGCTTCTACTATCCCGAG gtGCAAGTGTGGTAGCTGCTGACAGGGAAGGACTCACTGCTCTTAGTTGGGCTGCATTACAAG GCCATGCACCTTGTGTTCGATCATTAGTTGAACGTCATGCCAACGTAGCTCACCGTGACGCAAGTGGTCGAACTGCACTTGACCTCGCATCGTTCTATGGTGATCCACAG ATTGTTGATCTTCTGTTGGACGCTGGGTCAGATATAAGTCACGTGGATGCGAGTGGTATGTGTGCACTGGACCGTGCGATTGGTTGTCAGAACATCGCTGTGGTGTCAAGGTTGCTACGTCGTGGAGCAGAGATTGCGCTGACCTCATGGGCAATGTCGAGCGGCAAAGCTGACGTCACGGCTGTATTGTTAA ACAAAAGTTTAGAGGATGGCAACACATTATACAAGGCGTTTGACTTTGTCAGTGCGAGTGAGATTTATGCGAGGGCACTCAAACATATTGGGGAGCTATCCACATCAAGGCACGACCGGCCGCAACAACACGGCAAGATGGCTGACCTTTCAGCCCATCTTCTACTCGGTTATTCCAGGTGTCTGAGGAAACTCGGCGATTTAGATGGCG ctGAATCCAGTGCTACCCGAGCGTTAGAGCTGAAGCCACTTTGGCACGAAGCGTTGTATGCAAGGGCCCGTGTTCTACGTGAAGCAGGTCGTTTAAACGCAGccttatgtgacgtcattgagGCAGAGAAGACTGCTCCTCCTCATAATATGAAGGAGATAAGAAGGTTGATAGAGAGGATAAAAGAGGAAGTTAGAAGAGGCGTAAGCAAGAACTCCCGTCCACCATCCACTACATCAGAGATGAATATTCCTCACCGATCCAGAGTCAACTCTACATCTAGTTACCATGGTAACAGAAGCCGTGGTGCTTCACCTTCGGAAATGTCACGTTCTTTCCAAGCACCACGGACCGAGCAACAGCGACAGTTGAACCCCTTGTACACAGGCAACCCTGGACAATTAGGCAGGGGCAATTCCCAGGAAAGTCTCGCCGAATCCATGTTAAGCTTATCTTCGTATGAACCTTCTAGATCAAGGCGGGACTTGAGCAGTGTAAGTCGGCGAGCCCCTCCACGTACAAACCCACATTGGAGGCCACGCGTTCCTGATTTTCACCGTTCCTATTCAGAAGACCACCGAGCCCCTAACCCCACCTACCCCCAACATGGTGACCGACGTCATTTTGATGATGATACCCGATCGCTCTGTGCTGATGTCGATCACGTGACTTTGGACGGGTGGTCGTCGCACCCTACATACAATGGTCCGATTCAAAATGGCTACCGTTACCAGGCAACGGAACCAGCGCGAACCTCTTTTGTCACAAATCTGTAA